The sequence AATGAATAAATAAAAGGGGGTTTTTTCTATGTTTAAAAAAGTATTTGTATTTTGTTTAGTACTTGTCTTAGCAATAACAGGACTTTCCGTTCCTAGTTTTGCATGGGAGGGAGATGATTGGCTTCAAGCTTACTGGAGTGGACTCAAGACGAATGGGGGTACGGCAGGGAACAATATGTAACATTTAGTGAGTATAAAAGTTATGGTCAATCTATATCGGTAACTAAAACAAACGATGGAAGTTTATATCCTGAAGCAAAAAATTTGGATGATGTTGATTTAATTGCAAGAGTTATTTTTGCTGAAATCGTAAATGTTCCTCCACGTGAAGATAATGCCTTTGCTGTTGCACAAGTAATAAGAAATAGAATGGGTACATCTAAAACCGCTAGGTCAACAGTTACTGAAAAATACCAGTTTTCTTCAATTTCAGATGGTAATCCTTATTTTGCGAATCCATCAAAATATAATGATCCACTGCTATGGGCTCATTGCGTTTTTTTAGCTGGCTGTCTGGTAAATAGAGACTCTATTCCTCTTGAGTATTATAGTGGCAATCCTG comes from Proteiniborus sp. DW1 and encodes:
- a CDS encoding cell wall hydrolase, with protein sequence MASSLLEWTQDEWGYGREQYVTFSEYKSYGQSISVTKTNDGSLYPEAKNLDDVDLIARVIFAEIVNVPPREDNAFAVAQVIRNRMGTSKTARSTVTEKYQFSSISDGNPYFANPSKYNDPLLWAHCVFLAGCLVNRDSIPLEYYSGNPGGEHTNVGTRIHFYDIQYGMPFYDVNKVACTNSNVTTKAYYYKTGTTYNKILTSPTKIGSHVYFKY